The Clostridia bacterium sequence ACCTCTTAAGAATCTGTATCCTAATTGATATTGAGCTTCAATATTTCCATTTTCAGCGGCCTTGATATTCCAATAAATCGCTTTTTGAATATCTTTTGTAACGCCTTGACCGTTTTCATATAGAGTGGACAGATGGAACTGTGCAAAAGGATCGCCTTTTTTGGCAGCTTCATAATACCATCTTGCCGCTTCGGCGTAATTTTTTTTAACGCCTATTCCGTATTGGAAGCAATAAGCTATGTTGCATTGAGCGGCAATATGTTTTTGTTTTGCGGCCTTTAAAAATAGTCCTGCGGCGTTAGTGTAATCCTGATTAACGCCTTTTCCAAAAAAGTAACACATTCCCAAAGCAAACTGGGCATCGCTTAAACCTTCACGAGCTGCTTTGGTGTACCAATAAACAGCGCCTTTGTAATCCTGTTCTACGCCCATTCCAAACTCATAACATTCGCCCAAAGAATATTGCGCTTCGAGATTGCCGTTTTTGGCAGCTTTTAAATACCAATAAACTGCCCTTTTATAATCTTTTTCTACGCCATGTCCGATTTTAAAATAATTTCCTAGGTTGTTTTGAGCATTGCTGTCGCCTTTGTCAGCAAGCTGAGCATACCAGTATGCCGCCATAGCTTCGTCTTTAGGCGTTCCAATTCCTTTATTGTATAATTCAGCCAGCTTGTATTGAGCTTCTACATAACCTTGGCGTGCCGAAGGTTTGTACCATTTTACAGCTTCAGATGAGTCTTTATTGACGCCTAAACCAAATTCATATAGTGAACCCAGCTGGTATTGTGCCGAAGCATGCCCAGCGATAGCTGCCTTTTTTAGATAATAAAAAGCTTTTTGAAAACTTTGGGCAACGCCTTCGCCATTTTTATAGCACATACCCAAATGATACAGCGCAGAAATATTATCCTGTTTTGCAGCTAAGGCATACCAATACACAGCCTTTGATAAATCACGCTTTACACCTACACCGTTATAATAGCAATTAGCAACTTTAAGTTGTGATGGTGCATCATTCAAAAAAGCCCTATCAAAGGATTTTTTTAATTCTAGAGATATTTCTTCGCCGCGATATATCAAATTCAAACACCTTTAAAAGGATTTTTTATATTAATGCATATTGTATATAATTTTTGTGATAGTATTTATATTATAAAGGATTTGATAGCTTTAATCAATATCTATTAAACTAATTAATATTTATTAGTATATAAAGATGTTTTTGGCAGAAATTACTTCTTAATTTTGAAAACATAAACTTCAAAAAGCATAGACACAAATTTTGCAATCTGCTACAATATAAAACGATTATTAACGGATTATTATGTTCTTTTAGAAATCAAATTTAAATTATATCAAGAAAAGTAAAGAATATAAAACTTTTGCGATAAGGAAAAAGGTAAATTAATGAAATCAGGATTTATTGCCATTGTCGGCAGACCTAATGTAGGAAAATCAAGTTTATTGAACGCAATAATTGGAACTAAGGTTACTATTGTTACCCCTAAGCCCCAAACAACTAGACGCAGAACAACTGGAGTTTTAACTCAAGAAGATACGCAGCTTGTGTTTACTGATACGCCAGGTGTTTTCAAACCTCGTAATAAACTGGGCGATTATATGATGCAAGAAGTTGCAACAGCCACAGACGAAACGGATGTAATAATGATTGTTTTGGATGCTACAGATGGTTTGACTCAAACCGATAAGGAGCTGTTGGAGCAATACAAGGATGCGACGCTTGTTGTAGTAGTTAATAAAATTGACATAGCTAAGCCCGAGCAGGTATTTCCTATTTTGGAAAGACTCAAAAATTATAGCGATATAGCAGAAATAGTACCTGTAAGCGCGTTGACAAGAAAAAATATAGATGAATTGATTCAAGTTCTCAAAAAGTATTTAAAAGATGATGTATTTTATTATCCTGCCGACCAAATAACTGACCTTAATGATATGGAGCGTATTTCAGAAATCATTCGTGAAAAAGCTATGTTTTGTTTGCAACAGGAAATTCCTCACGGCGTTGCAGTAGAAATCGAAAGATTTTCTAATGACAATATCGCAGAAATCGATGCATTAATAATATGCGAAAAAGAAAATCATAAAGGAATTATAATAGGCGCAAAAGGCGCAATGCTGAAAAAGATAGGCTCAATGGCGCGAGCTGAACTTGAAAAAATGCTTGGCAAAAAAGTGTTTTTGACCTTGTATGTCAAAGTAGTAAAAGATTGGCGTGAACGAAAAAATGTGCTTTATGATTTGGGTTATAAAAGTTAAGACTAATATAGATGCCGTAAATTGATTTACGGCATTTTTTATTATAAAAAGAGATATTTTTTGCCAAATTAATCGCCTTTTTTATTTCATTATATGTTTTATAATTGGTTAATAAGAGGGGATTATATTGCGCAAAAAATTGATTATTTTATTTTCTATTTTAACTTTTGTAGCTGTTATGATTATTTTTAACAGTACTGTTTTTACTGTTAAGAAAATTTCAGCTGTCGTAACTAATGTTCAAGACACATCGCTTTGCCAAAAGATTATAAAAAACGCTGATGTACCAGTGCAAAGTATTTTTTTTCTTAGCGAAAAAAAGATAAAAGAAAATGTAAGCCGTTCGGTACCTGAAGTTAAGGTAATCAAGATAGAAAGAAAATTTCCTGACAAATTAATAATCCATGCTTATAAGCGCACTAAAATATGCTACATAAAATATGACAATGTGTTTTATATTTTAGGCGAAGATTTGGTTGTGATTGATATAATTAATACAAGACCTACGGGGATCGCTGAATTATTTTTATATAATGATGTAGATATGATCAATGCAAGAAAAGGTTTTGAATTGGATATCCAAACTATCGCGAAAATTGATTTGTTAAATCTTATAAAATGTATTAAAAATATAGGGTATCAATATTTTGAATTAATTCAAAAAATTCATTATTTTAGAAAAACCAATGATATATATCTAAAAACTTTTTCTGGGGTTACCATTCATCTAAGCAACACCGAGAGATTGCAGGAAAAGACGGTTATAGCATTTTCTTTATACAACCATACGCCTGTTTATCGCACCAGCGGAACAATAAGCGCTTATATCGACAAAGACGGCAATCTAAAAGCTTCTTATAGACCAGAAGAACTAGATTTTTAAAATAAAAGGGCTGTTTTTGTGCCTAAAATTGATTAATCTTTTTTGTATCATCATATGGTTCGAGATATTATTTAAACCTTGACTAAAAATTCCCTTCCATATATAATTATTATAATTAAAATATATAAGGAAACTAATGAGTAAACACGCAGCGGCAATATTGTCCATTAATTCTTCCCGCATAACTGTAGCAGTCGGATCTAGAAGTGTAAACAACACTTTTAATATAAGCAGTGTTGGCGAAGCGGCATATGACGGCTATTCAAATGGCGAATTTATTGAGCCTAGAAAGCTGTCTGATGCTGTATCCGAAGCTCTAGAAGCAGTCAAAAGCGTTCAAAACACTTTTGGGAGAATTTATGTTGGAGTACCTGCCGATTTTTTAGAGTGTATTGTAAAAGATGTTAATCTGTCATTCTTGAAGCCAAAAGCAGTTAAACCTGACGATATTGAAAGGCTTCTTGATCAAGGCGGATTTGACGTACCCGATTATATGCTCATTAATCGTTCACCGTTATATTTTGATGTTGATGGACTCAAATCGCTAAAATATCCTGAAACCAAAGTTTCCAAAATAAGCGCTAAAGTCAGCTATATTTACGCCAAAAATATTTTTATTGAGCTTTTTAATGCTATCTTAGAAAGCGAAGGCTTTTCCGAGGTAAGATATTTGGGAGCGCCTTTATGCCAATATCTATATCTTATTGAGGACAAGTCAGCAGAAAAGAAATCTGTTATTTTGGACTTAGGACATATTTCTTCAGGCATTTATTATGCTCAAGGTGAAGGACTTACAGGTTTGCAAAACTTCTCTGCCGGTAGTGGTTATTTGACATTGACATTAATGGAAGGTTTGCAGATAACATACAAACAAGCCGAAGGATTAAAACAGCAGCTTGTTTTAACTCTGGATCCCTCTGAAAATGAACGCTATATTATAGACGAATTTTCTGCGGCAGTGTCCGCTGCCAAAGCCAACGAACTTGCGATTGAAAGCATATATAACA is a genomic window containing:
- a CDS encoding FtsQ-type POTRA domain-containing protein, yielding MRKKLIILFSILTFVAVMIIFNSTVFTVKKISAVVTNVQDTSLCQKIIKNADVPVQSIFFLSEKKIKENVSRSVPEVKVIKIERKFPDKLIIHAYKRTKICYIKYDNVFYILGEDLVVIDIINTRPTGIAELFLYNDVDMINARKGFELDIQTIAKIDLLNLIKCIKNIGYQYFELIQKIHYFRKTNDIYLKTFSGVTIHLSNTERLQEKTVIAFSLYNHTPVYRTSGTISAYIDKDGNLKASYRPEELDF
- the era gene encoding GTPase Era, which codes for MKSGFIAIVGRPNVGKSSLLNAIIGTKVTIVTPKPQTTRRRTTGVLTQEDTQLVFTDTPGVFKPRNKLGDYMMQEVATATDETDVIMIVLDATDGLTQTDKELLEQYKDATLVVVVNKIDIAKPEQVFPILERLKNYSDIAEIVPVSALTRKNIDELIQVLKKYLKDDVFYYPADQITDLNDMERISEIIREKAMFCLQQEIPHGVAVEIERFSNDNIAEIDALIICEKENHKGIIIGAKGAMLKKIGSMARAELEKMLGKKVFLTLYVKVVKDWRERKNVLYDLGYKS
- a CDS encoding cell division protein FtsA, with product MSKHAAAILSINSSRITVAVGSRSVNNTFNISSVGEAAYDGYSNGEFIEPRKLSDAVSEALEAVKSVQNTFGRIYVGVPADFLECIVKDVNLSFLKPKAVKPDDIERLLDQGGFDVPDYMLINRSPLYFDVDGLKSLKYPETKVSKISAKVSYIYAKNIFIELFNAILESEGFSEVRYLGAPLCQYLYLIEDKSAEKKSVILDLGHISSGIYYAQGEGLTGLQNFSAGSGYLTLTLMEGLQITYKQAEGLKQQLVLTLDPSENERYIIDEFSAAVSAAKANELAIESIYNMAESAAENIEKMGVKFDEYTSVYMTGEEICSMRGVKDIFEKVLGISIEILKPQVPMLDRPQFSQIVGLLDLALTHN